A window of Bacteroidota bacterium contains these coding sequences:
- a CDS encoding M56 family metallopeptidase, which yields MPFISQSNFLQALGWAVVNSLWQMALLWLIYKFFITIAKPGSALKSKSAFIVLLTGTAWSVFSFIKAFISPSTETLFTWNNISYSLNDTLTSILPFASILYLLLLAIPVVRFIISLRQVMHLRTKKIKKIEIEWRLFVKKMSAYLDIRKPVQVWISETISTPVTVGFLKPVILVPLAAVNQLNTQQMEAVLLHELAHIKRYDYLVNIITVIIKTIFYFNPFTRNLANVIEEEREKSCDEWVLQYQYDAYAYSTALLALEQMKRHSLQLALAAASNRELLLERVKKIMGIPSSPVYSVKNNLKWISGLVGSALIFMLLFTNSFSEKQSTLKNENSLAYAFENSSANPELDLSFINRKQKTSSPHSVRTINGKINDEEAKGNYLPAEEMNRYFTQANFMEAEGTPVLDEKDEEQVKEAMDASKKIIKEVKLNELEAFAADALTTKEKQGLKLYYEEELDKVNWDKMEEKLRTSYNKIDWPQVNQKIGVELKKIRLDSFITVYNVALSNIKIAKQELQDQHLKGIPDSHITICALDSARKVMEESLNQLKAVKEKKIIKL from the coding sequence ATGCCTTTTATCAGCCAATCTAACTTTCTGCAGGCACTCGGCTGGGCTGTGGTAAACAGTCTCTGGCAGATGGCTTTGCTCTGGCTGATCTATAAATTCTTTATTACAATTGCTAAACCTGGCAGTGCTTTAAAATCCAAATCAGCATTTATTGTTTTACTCACTGGTACTGCATGGTCTGTTTTTAGTTTTATAAAAGCATTTATCTCTCCTTCAACTGAAACACTATTTACCTGGAATAATATCAGCTATTCATTAAATGATACGCTGACCTCAATTCTTCCTTTTGCATCTATCTTATATCTTTTATTGCTGGCGATACCTGTAGTTCGTTTTATAATCAGCCTGCGGCAGGTAATGCATCTCAGAACAAAAAAGATCAAAAAGATAGAAATAGAATGGCGTTTGTTTGTGAAAAAGATGTCAGCCTATCTTGATATCCGTAAACCAGTACAGGTATGGATATCAGAAACTATCAGCACTCCTGTAACTGTAGGATTTCTGAAGCCTGTAATATTGGTACCGCTTGCTGCAGTGAACCAACTGAATACTCAACAAATGGAAGCAGTATTGTTGCATGAACTGGCCCATATCAAACGTTACGATTACTTAGTAAATATTATTACTGTTATCATTAAAACCATTTTTTACTTCAATCCATTTACCCGCAACCTTGCCAATGTAATAGAAGAGGAAAGAGAAAAAAGCTGTGATGAATGGGTGTTGCAATACCAGTATGATGCCTATGCTTATTCAACAGCACTTCTTGCATTGGAACAAATGAAAAGGCATTCACTTCAATTAGCATTGGCTGCAGCATCTAACAGGGAGCTTTTGCTGGAACGTGTAAAGAAAATAATGGGTATCCCCTCCTCTCCTGTTTATTCTGTAAAAAATAACTTGAAATGGATCTCAGGTCTTGTTGGTTCCGCATTGATATTTATGCTGCTATTCACTAACTCATTTTCTGAAAAGCAATCTACTCTGAAAAATGAAAATTCTTTAGCTTATGCTTTTGAGAATTCATCTGCTAACCCTGAATTGGATCTGAGTTTTATCAACCGGAAACAAAAAACCTCATCTCCCCATTCAGTAAGAACGATAAATGGCAAAATAAACGACGAAGAAGCAAAAGGAAATTATTTACCTGCTGAAGAAATGAACAGATACTTTACGCAGGCAAACTTTATGGAAGCTGAAGGCACACCGGTGCTTGATGAAAAAGATGAAGAGCAGGTAAAAGAAGCGATGGATGCATCGAAGAAAATTATAAAAGAGGTTAAGCTAAACGAATTAGAAGCATTCGCTGCCGATGCCCTTACAACAAAGGAAAAACAAGGGCTTAAACTCTATTACGAAGAAGAACTTGACAAAGTGAACTGGGATAAGATGGAAGAGAAATTACGGACATCTTACAACAAGATAGACTGGCCACAGGTAAATCAAAAGATCGGTGTTGAGTTGAAAAAAATAAGACTTGATAGTTTTATCACTGTATATAATGTTGCTCTCAGCAATATAAAGATCGCAAAGCAGGAGTTACAGGATCAACATCTAAAAGGAATTCCTGATTCTCATATTACAATTTGCGCATTGGATTCGGCCAGGAAAGTGATGGAAGAATCATTAAATCAATTGAAAGCAGTAAAAGAGAAGAAGATCATCAAACTCTAA
- a CDS encoding type IX secretion system membrane protein PorP/SprF: MKKVLLILLLLNSVCAAVAQQRPHYTQYILNNYILNPALSGIENYTDLKISGRDQWVGFSGAPQTAYMTVHTALGKKDLRTNATSYDIPGVNPRGQAYWETYEAAAPHHGVGLTIVNDKTGNFNRFTSYATYAYHLGLSPKTNLSAGFSAGITNITFDASKADFGNGASDPAIGNANSEIGKIKPDIGFGLWLYSSNYFIGLSAQQIIPQKLAFVDDATMQTTGKLIPHTFFTAGYRFLMGPDVNAVPSIMVKYINGAFKNNYQAEINLKMQYRDLMWLGGSYRQFDGYAAMAGLNVGNTFNVGYAYDFTKTEIDTYSNGTHELVIGFIIGNKYSEKCPRCLW; this comes from the coding sequence ATGAAAAAAGTATTGCTCATATTGTTGCTTTTAAATTCTGTTTGTGCTGCGGTTGCACAACAGCGTCCACATTATACCCAATACATTCTCAATAATTATATTTTAAATCCTGCATTAAGCGGAATTGAAAACTATACCGATCTAAAAATAAGCGGCAGGGATCAATGGGTAGGTTTTAGTGGTGCGCCGCAAACAGCTTATATGACTGTGCATACGGCTTTGGGTAAAAAAGATCTGAGAACAAATGCTACTTCATATGATATACCGGGTGTAAATCCACGGGGCCAGGCATATTGGGAAACTTATGAAGCTGCTGCGCCGCATCATGGGGTTGGACTAACTATTGTAAATGATAAGACCGGGAATTTTAACCGCTTTACCAGTTATGCAACCTATGCGTATCATTTAGGCTTAAGTCCTAAAACGAATTTATCGGCTGGCTTTTCAGCTGGCATTACGAATATAACTTTTGATGCAAGCAAAGCGGATTTTGGCAATGGTGCATCAGACCCTGCTATTGGGAATGCAAACAGCGAAATAGGGAAAATTAAACCAGATATTGGATTTGGTCTCTGGTTGTATTCGTCCAATTATTTTATTGGCTTATCAGCACAGCAGATAATACCACAGAAGCTTGCATTTGTCGATGATGCTACTATGCAGACAACAGGAAAGTTGATACCTCATACATTCTTTACGGCTGGTTATCGTTTCCTGATGGGGCCTGATGTAAATGCAGTTCCTTCAATAATGGTCAAGTATATAAATGGCGCCTTTAAAAATAATTACCAGGCTGAGATCAACCTGAAGATGCAGTACCGTGATCTAATGTGGTTGGGTGGCAGCTATCGCCAGTTTGATGGATATGCAGCGATGGCAGGATTAAATGTTGGTAATACTTTCAATGTGGGTTACGCTTATGATTTTACGAAAACTGAAATAGATACTTACAGCAATGGCACACATGAATTGGTCATTGGTTTTATTATCGGTAATAAATACAGTGAAAAATGTCCCAGGTGTTTGTGGTGA
- a CDS encoding PKD domain-containing protein, whose protein sequence is MKRLTLLCTLVYCLTIGQKSHAQDFSNKGKDFWVAYGYHQVMVANNVQEMVLYFSTEAVTTVTVSIPGNGYTQTFSNIPANTVFTTPALPKFGAQDARLINETGLPENKGIHIVADKPIVAYAHIYNSSVSGATILFPTNTLGKEYYSINYDNVSNTGQANCWFYVVACDTGTTTVEITPSANTLTKPAGVPFTVNLTQGQTYNMMGQLLTNTNPFRGVDLTGSSIRSIDVGNGCKRIGVFSGSGRISLTCNGASSSSDNYMVQAFPKTAWGKRFLTAPTGGSSPNNFFRVCVSDPTTVVRLNGSILTGLVNNFYYQAGPTSSPNYIEADKPITVAQYLTSQGACNNSGQGDPEVIYLSPIEQNINKVLWNATPNFAINQHYINAIIPNTGTAISSLRLDGVPVSPVTIQPHPQLPGYSYLKQGVTAGQHTLQSDSGFNAIAYGYGPTESYGYNAGTNIKDLFQFITVQNQHATVSFPTACKSSPFFLSMVFPYQPTSLIWQFNGLFPNVSIPSPMFDSSWVVSGKTLYRYKLPTPYTINTVGTYPVRIVATNPTPDGCGNQQEIDFDLQVFENPTAEFAFTTDGCLTNPVLFRDSALNTQSRPITNYWWDFADAGAISTLQNPIHTFSAAGTYNVKHTIITDVGCISDTVSKPISISNPPVAGFTVAAPKCVGKLITFTNASTVPPGGVLSQWLWDFGDGNTANATNGNPQAHTYLTAGSYNVTLRVVTSSGCQSQLFSLPVVINVNPVAGFNFPGICLPVGAAQFTNTSVISDGTGSQLTYNWDFGDGNTSTQPNPLHNYSGTGPFTVTLTAISNNGCADDSVRILNTIFARPTASFTVDSIESCIGGTSDFTNASTAPGSSVTQWFWDFGDASTSTLQNPTHTYAGPGNYIVKLWINSAVGCRSDTMIKIITVLPLPTVNFTNGTPVCQFGNLSLNSTSVSNGGVINQYSWTVNTVPAGGNNASIVYVPVIAGPHMVNLTVTTDKGCSNQSSRSVTVNPKPVAAFNFPNICLPVGAAQFVNTTTISDGTGAQITYTWNFGDGNTSTQTNPLHNYSGTGPFTVTLIATSNNGCIDNSVRVVNTVYAEPQAAFNSLPEVCLGNSISFTDQSTAANATVNSWQWDFGDGNTSTVQNPSHTYAAAGSYTVTLKVGTDKGCQTVALIATRTVIVNPLPIPAYNTSAPLCQTRGITFTDISNANAGVLTTWRWNFGDGSTSILTTGTPFTHTYANAGTYPTTLQVETNKGCVSTVLMRDVVINNRPKAGFVAPEICLTDPFAPFLDTSSIAAGSITGWDWNFGDPNANAGNPNTSTVQNPSHRYTVVGVYTATLVSTSAAGCKDTIAQTFTVNGSIPVAGFAVSNPNILCSNKTVTITDGSTVDFGNLIKVEIYWDFANDPTIKTTASNPVSGATYTHTYPEFGTPFTKTYTVRYVVYSGINCVNTTTKTITVLATPTVVFNPVNAICDNLPSFNISQATITNGLPGTGVFTGTGVTSGGSFDPAAAGPGPHTITYTYTGTNTCVNSATQTITVNPSPNANAGPDKFVLEGGVVTLTPTLFTGMQVSYTWTPTTYLSSANIANAIVQNPLDDITYTLKVTTDQGCFDTDDVFVKVLKAPVVPNAFSPNGDGTHDKWDITFLESYPGCVIDVYNRYGQLVYHTVNYPVPWDGKINGRDAPVGTYYYIINPKNGRKPLTGYVDIIR, encoded by the coding sequence ATGAAACGCTTAACTCTGCTTTGTACCCTAGTTTATTGTTTAACTATTGGCCAAAAAAGCCATGCTCAGGACTTTTCAAATAAAGGGAAAGATTTTTGGGTAGCTTATGGTTATCACCAGGTGATGGTGGCAAATAATGTTCAGGAAATGGTTCTTTACTTCTCCACAGAGGCGGTTACGACAGTAACTGTTTCTATACCCGGAAACGGATATACTCAGACCTTTTCTAATATTCCTGCTAATACCGTTTTTACTACTCCGGCTTTACCAAAATTCGGAGCTCAGGATGCAAGGTTAATTAATGAAACCGGGCTTCCGGAAAACAAAGGAATACATATCGTAGCAGATAAACCAATTGTAGCCTATGCCCATATTTATAATTCAAGTGTTTCTGGTGCCACGATTTTATTTCCAACTAATACTTTAGGAAAAGAATATTATTCTATCAACTACGATAATGTTTCTAATACCGGGCAAGCCAACTGTTGGTTTTATGTGGTGGCCTGCGATACTGGGACAACAACTGTTGAAATCACACCAAGTGCCAATACATTGACAAAACCAGCCGGGGTGCCTTTCACGGTAAATTTGACCCAAGGGCAGACCTACAATATGATGGGGCAATTGCTGACTAACACTAATCCTTTTCGTGGTGTTGATCTTACGGGTTCATCCATCAGGAGTATTGACGTGGGTAATGGTTGTAAGCGGATAGGTGTATTCTCTGGGAGTGGGAGAATAAGTCTTACTTGTAATGGCGCATCGAGTTCTTCGGACAATTATATGGTTCAGGCTTTCCCAAAAACTGCATGGGGTAAGCGGTTTTTAACAGCCCCTACAGGCGGCTCATCTCCTAATAATTTTTTCAGAGTTTGTGTTTCGGATCCAACAACCGTTGTGAGATTAAACGGGAGTATCCTAACCGGACTGGTTAATAATTTTTATTACCAGGCAGGTCCGACATCATCACCTAATTACATTGAAGCTGATAAACCTATAACAGTTGCTCAATACCTAACATCGCAGGGTGCTTGTAATAATAGTGGCCAGGGTGATCCTGAAGTAATTTATTTAAGCCCGATAGAACAAAACATCAATAAAGTATTGTGGAATGCGACTCCGAATTTTGCTATCAATCAACACTATATAAATGCGATCATTCCAAATACAGGTACTGCAATTTCATCTTTGAGGTTGGATGGAGTGCCGGTCTCGCCGGTTACAATACAACCACATCCACAGTTACCAGGATATTCTTATTTAAAACAGGGTGTTACTGCGGGTCAGCATACTTTACAATCCGATTCCGGCTTTAATGCTATTGCATACGGATATGGCCCTACAGAATCATATGGTTATAATGCTGGTACAAATATTAAAGATTTGTTTCAGTTCATCACTGTACAGAACCAGCATGCTACTGTAAGTTTTCCTACTGCATGCAAAAGTTCGCCATTCTTTTTATCAATGGTGTTTCCGTATCAGCCAACAAGTTTGATCTGGCAGTTTAATGGGTTGTTTCCGAATGTATCAATACCCAGTCCTATGTTTGATTCTTCATGGGTAGTGTCGGGCAAAACTTTATACCGATATAAATTACCAACTCCATATACAATTAATACTGTAGGTACTTATCCTGTTCGCATCGTTGCCACCAATCCAACACCCGATGGATGCGGTAATCAGCAGGAAATAGATTTTGATCTGCAGGTATTCGAAAATCCGACAGCTGAATTTGCTTTCACAACAGATGGATGTTTGACAAATCCTGTTCTATTCCGTGATAGTGCATTGAATACACAGAGCAGACCGATCACTAACTATTGGTGGGATTTTGCAGATGCGGGAGCTATAAGCACTTTGCAAAACCCGATACATACATTTTCCGCAGCAGGCACATATAATGTAAAACATACCATCATAACTGATGTTGGTTGTATATCTGATACAGTTTCGAAACCAATTTCTATAAGTAATCCACCAGTGGCAGGATTTACAGTAGCTGCGCCTAAATGTGTAGGTAAATTGATTACGTTTACCAATGCCTCTACAGTGCCGCCAGGAGGAGTATTATCTCAATGGCTTTGGGATTTTGGTGATGGCAATACAGCAAATGCTACTAATGGAAATCCCCAGGCACATACTTATCTAACAGCAGGAAGTTATAATGTTACATTAAGAGTTGTTACTAGTTCGGGTTGTCAAAGCCAGCTGTTTTCATTGCCCGTAGTAATAAATGTGAACCCGGTAGCTGGTTTTAATTTCCCTGGTATTTGTTTACCTGTTGGCGCTGCTCAGTTTACCAATACATCTGTTATAAGCGATGGTACAGGCTCTCAACTAACTTATAACTGGGATTTTGGAGATGGTAATACATCTACTCAGCCCAACCCATTACATAATTATTCCGGAACAGGGCCATTTACAGTTACGTTAACTGCTATTTCTAATAACGGATGCGCTGATGATTCTGTAAGAATTTTAAATACAATTTTTGCAAGACCTACAGCCTCCTTTACTGTTGACAGTATTGAAAGTTGTATTGGCGGTACTTCAGATTTCACGAATGCAAGTACAGCCCCGGGAAGTTCGGTTACTCAATGGTTCTGGGATTTTGGTGATGCATCCACATCAACATTGCAAAACCCAACCCATACTTATGCAGGCCCCGGTAATTATATAGTAAAACTGTGGATCAATTCAGCCGTAGGCTGCCGATCGGATACAATGATAAAGATTATAACTGTGTTACCATTACCAACAGTGAATTTTACAAATGGAACACCGGTTTGTCAATTTGGAAACCTGAGCCTGAATTCTACATCTGTTTCAAATGGAGGAGTTATCAATCAATATTCATGGACTGTTAATACTGTTCCTGCTGGTGGTAATAACGCATCCATTGTTTATGTGCCTGTAATTGCGGGGCCACATATGGTGAACTTAACTGTGACTACGGATAAAGGTTGCAGCAACCAAAGTTCAAGATCAGTTACAGTAAACCCTAAACCGGTTGCAGCATTTAATTTTCCGAATATTTGTTTGCCTGTTGGCGCTGCACAGTTTGTAAATACTACAACGATCAGTGATGGCACAGGGGCACAGATAACTTATACATGGAATTTTGGAGATGGCAACACATCCACTCAAACCAATCCATTACATAATTATTCCGGAACAGGACCTTTCACGGTTACATTAATTGCTACTTCCAACAATGGATGTATTGATAATTCTGTGAGAGTGGTTAATACTGTTTACGCAGAGCCGCAAGCGGCCTTCAACTCATTACCTGAAGTTTGCCTGGGTAATTCAATATCATTCACAGATCAGAGTACAGCGGCAAATGCAACTGTTAATTCATGGCAATGGGATTTTGGAGATGGTAATACATCAACAGTTCAAAACCCTTCTCATACTTATGCTGCTGCGGGTTCATATACTGTAACATTAAAAGTAGGAACAGATAAAGGATGTCAAACTGTTGCATTGATCGCAACAAGAACTGTTATTGTAAATCCTCTGCCGATACCTGCGTATAATACCAGTGCTCCATTATGTCAAACAAGGGGCATTACATTTACAGATATATCAAATGCTAATGCAGGGGTACTTACAACCTGGAGATGGAATTTTGGAGATGGCAGTACATCTATACTGACAACAGGAACTCCATTTACTCATACTTATGCTAATGCAGGCACTTACCCTACAACCTTGCAGGTAGAAACAAATAAAGGTTGTGTGAGCACGGTATTAATGAGAGATGTTGTGATCAATAACCGGCCTAAAGCTGGCTTTGTTGCTCCAGAGATTTGTTTGACCGATCCATTTGCTCCGTTCCTTGACACAAGTAGTATAGCAGCAGGAAGTATTACAGGCTGGGATTGGAACTTTGGTGATCCTAATGCAAATGCAGGCAATCCTAATACATCAACAGTTCAAAACCCTTCACATCGTTATACAGTAGTAGGTGTATACACTGCTACCCTCGTTTCCACATCTGCCGCTGGATGTAAAGACACCATAGCACAAACCTTTACAGTAAATGGTTCAATTCCAGTTGCAGGATTTGCCGTAAGTAATCCGAATATATTATGCAGTAATAAAACAGTAACTATAACAGATGGCTCAACGGTTGATTTTGGAAATCTCATCAAGGTTGAGATCTATTGGGACTTTGCAAACGACCCAACAATAAAAACAACTGCTAGCAATCCTGTTTCCGGTGCTACCTACACGCATACTTATCCGGAGTTTGGTACACCGTTTACAAAGACATATACAGTAAGGTACGTGGTGTATTCGGGAATTAATTGTGTAAACACAACAACAAAAACAATAACTGTTCTCGCTACACCAACAGTTGTGTTTAATCCGGTGAATGCAATTTGTGACAATCTTCCTTCTTTCAATATATCACAGGCAACAATTACCAACGGTTTACCAGGTACAGGTGTTTTCACTGGTACAGGTGTTACTTCTGGTGGCTCTTTTGATCCTGCTGCCGCTGGTCCGGGGCCGCATACAATTACTTATACTTATACTGGGACCAATACCTGCGTTAATTCGGCTACTCAAACTATAACTGTGAATCCTTCACCAAATGCAAATGCAGGACCTGATAAGTTTGTATTGGAAGGAGGAGTGGTTACATTGACGCCTACACTGTTTACAGGTATGCAGGTAAGTTATACATGGACGCCGACAACTTATCTAAGCAGTGCAAATATTGCAAACGCAATTGTTCAAAATCCATTGGATGATATTACTTATACATTGAAAGTAACAACAGACCAGGGATGTTTTGATACCGATGATGTATTTGTGAAAGTATTAAAAGCACCTGTTGTGCCGAATGCGTTTTCACCCAATGGCGATGGCACACATGATAAATGGGATATCACGTTTCTTGAATCTTATCCTGGATGTGTGATCGATGTTTATAATCGTTACGGACAACTGGTTTATCATACAGTTAATTATCCTGTACCTTGGGATGGCAAGATAAATGGAAGAGATGCACCTGTCGGTACATACTATTATATTATTAATCCTAAAAATGGGCGTAAACCACTTACAGGTTACGTTGATATAATTCGTTAG